A genomic window from Sporosarcina sp. Marseille-Q4063 includes:
- the cydD gene encoding thiol reductant ABC exporter subunit CydD: MERKKGLPSCPGSRSLYVLLTILTVVEAGAIILQAIFLARSVTYLFQGASVSAIGQDLLLFMLFFALRHVFSHIQQLLAERFAVRTTMALREQLTSAYFKLGPRFAQVNGTGRLVTLAIEGIDQIKTYLEITIPRMIQTFIVPAVLAIYVFTLDKTSSIILIATVPIIIIFMILLGMAAQKTADAQYETYRILSNHFIDTLKGLETLTYLGKSEAHEGKIARVSKRYRKATMKTLRIAFLSSFALDFFTSLSIAFVAVSLGFRLIDGTVMLLPALTILVLAPEYFLPIRQVGTDYHATLDGQIALEQVEEIIKEQKETAQPAIQSTIEWEPTTKIGFHELTVNRDDEETEPILNGLQFSWEGNGVIGIVGESGAGKSTFIDIIAGFLQPTSGMIEVNGEGTTSLMRYDWTSQIAYIPQHPYIFPTSIIENIRFYEPDATDEDVKRVIDEVGLDALISQLPRKLDEQIGEGGRPLSGGQEQRIAMARALLSKRPIIILDEPTAHLDIETEYELKQSMLRLFEGKLVFLATHRVHWMKEMDHIIVLKDGCLVASGTHEELIKQEHSYKELIRHNTGRGEAL; encoded by the coding sequence ATGGAGAGAAAAAAAGGACTTCCATCCTGTCCTGGCAGCCGTTCACTTTACGTGTTGTTGACGATATTAACTGTAGTCGAAGCGGGCGCAATCATTCTTCAAGCAATCTTTCTTGCGCGGAGCGTTACGTATTTATTTCAAGGGGCGTCTGTTTCTGCAATCGGACAAGATCTATTATTGTTTATGTTGTTTTTCGCGTTGCGTCACGTTTTCTCGCATATTCAACAACTGCTTGCGGAACGATTTGCAGTTCGAACGACGATGGCTTTGCGTGAACAACTGACCAGCGCATATTTTAAGCTCGGCCCGCGATTTGCGCAAGTCAACGGGACAGGTAGACTTGTCACATTGGCAATAGAAGGGATTGACCAAATAAAAACTTACCTGGAAATAACCATACCGCGGATGATTCAAACATTTATTGTCCCGGCGGTTTTAGCCATTTATGTATTTACCCTCGATAAAACCTCATCCATCATCTTGATTGCGACAGTACCAATTATTATCATATTCATGATTTTACTCGGAATGGCCGCACAGAAAACGGCGGATGCCCAGTACGAGACGTACCGGATTTTATCAAATCATTTTATCGATACGTTAAAAGGATTAGAAACGTTAACCTATTTAGGAAAGAGCGAGGCGCATGAAGGGAAAATCGCGCGTGTCAGTAAACGATACCGAAAAGCGACGATGAAAACGTTACGCATTGCATTTTTATCATCGTTTGCGCTCGATTTCTTTACGAGCTTGTCCATCGCTTTTGTCGCTGTCAGTCTTGGTTTTCGTTTAATTGATGGAACGGTGATGCTATTGCCTGCTTTAACGATACTCGTTTTAGCACCAGAATATTTTTTGCCGATCCGACAAGTCGGAACAGATTATCATGCGACGTTGGATGGACAAATTGCATTGGAACAAGTCGAGGAGATTATTAAAGAACAAAAGGAAACAGCGCAACCGGCTATTCAATCTACTATTGAATGGGAACCGACAACTAAAATCGGCTTTCATGAATTAACCGTAAATCGAGACGACGAGGAAACTGAACCGATTTTAAATGGACTTCAATTTTCATGGGAAGGAAATGGCGTCATTGGGATTGTCGGAGAATCAGGTGCTGGAAAATCAACATTCATCGATATCATTGCAGGTTTCTTGCAACCTACTAGTGGAATGATTGAAGTGAATGGTGAAGGAACAACTTCACTCATGCGGTATGACTGGACCTCACAAATTGCTTATATCCCGCAACATCCCTATATTTTCCCGACTTCCATAATAGAAAATATTCGATTTTATGAACCAGATGCAACAGATGAGGATGTCAAACGAGTTATTGATGAGGTCGGTCTCGACGCGCTTATCTCTCAGTTGCCTCGTAAATTGGATGAACAAATCGGTGAAGGCGGGCGGCCATTAAGCGGCGGGCAAGAACAACGAATTGCAATGGCGCGCGCATTATTAAGCAAGCGTCCGATAATTATTCTTGATGAACCGACGGCACATCTTGATATCGAAACGGAATATGAACTTAAACAATCGATGCTCCGTCTTTTTGAAGGCAAGCTTGTCTTTCTAGCGACTCATCGTGTTCATTGGATGAAAGAAATGGATCATATTATTGTACTGAAAGATGGATGTCTCGTTGCTAGCGGTACGCATGAAGAATTAATCAAACAGGAACACTCGTATAAAGAACTAATCAGACATAATACGGGGAGGGGAGAAGCGCTGTGA
- the cydB gene encoding cytochrome d ubiquinol oxidase subunit II, which produces MLVLSELWFLLIAFMFTLFFVLEGFDFGVGTVAKFLGRDDYEKRVYLNSIGPFWDANEVWLISAGAAMFAAFPHWYATLFSGFYIAFVFMLLALILRGVAFEFRGKVDNPVWKKVWDGALFFGSVVPPFLWGVALTNFMTGVPIDENKEMLGGFLQLLHPFALLGGVMFTLLCIVHGLQFLMLRTEGELQQRARVASSKFAPAALISLLVFAAIGFWKTDIFTAHGTGWIVLPVLAWGALLLSGIFNKQQRDGLSFLMTTITIIALTASVFIGLFPRVMISTLGAANDLTVYNASSGDYSLKVMSYISLTLIPFVLAYQGWSYYVFRERLKGKDQLEY; this is translated from the coding sequence ATATTGGTACTAAGTGAGTTATGGTTTTTACTGATCGCTTTTATGTTCACATTATTCTTCGTCTTAGAAGGATTCGATTTTGGCGTTGGAACAGTTGCGAAATTTCTGGGGCGAGATGATTACGAAAAGCGTGTTTATTTAAATTCGATCGGCCCATTTTGGGATGCCAATGAAGTGTGGTTGATCTCAGCGGGAGCTGCGATGTTTGCGGCTTTTCCGCATTGGTATGCAACGCTTTTTAGCGGGTTTTATATTGCATTCGTCTTTATGTTACTCGCGTTAATTTTACGAGGGGTTGCTTTCGAGTTTAGAGGAAAGGTAGATAACCCTGTATGGAAAAAAGTGTGGGATGGAGCGCTGTTTTTCGGAAGTGTTGTTCCGCCATTCCTTTGGGGTGTGGCATTGACGAATTTCATGACAGGCGTTCCGATTGATGAAAATAAAGAAATGCTTGGTGGATTTCTACAGTTGCTCCATCCCTTTGCTTTACTAGGCGGGGTGATGTTTACGCTTCTTTGTATCGTACATGGGCTGCAATTCCTTATGCTTCGTACAGAAGGAGAGTTGCAACAGCGTGCGCGTGTGGCATCGTCTAAATTTGCACCTGCCGCATTAATTTCTTTACTTGTTTTTGCGGCAATTGGATTTTGGAAAACAGATATTTTCACAGCACACGGAACCGGTTGGATCGTACTTCCTGTTTTAGCTTGGGGTGCGCTACTTCTTTCAGGTATTTTTAATAAACAACAAAGAGACGGTTTGTCATTTTTAATGACGACAATCACAATCATTGCATTAACCGCGAGTGTATTTATTGGACTGTTCCCGCGCGTCATGATTAGTACGCTTGGCGCAGCGAATGATTTAACAGTTTATAATGCGTCATCTGGTGACTATTCTCTGAAAGTGATGAGCTATATATCGTTAACGCTTATACCATTCGTTTTAGCTTACCAAGGATGGAGCTATTACGTGTTTCGTGAACGCCTAAAAGGGAAGGACCAGTTGGAATACTGA
- a CDS encoding cytochrome ubiquinol oxidase subunit I: MDPLILARIQFASTTLFHYLFVPMSIGLALTIAIMQTIYYRTGDEKYKKLTKFFGTLFLINFAVGVVTGILQEFQFGMNWSTYSRFVGDVFGPSLAIEGLLAFFMESTFIGLWVFGWNRLPKRIHLLSIWLVLFGTVLSAFWILTANSFMHHPVGFEYFEGRAQMNDFFALLTNPQLWVQFPHVLFSAFATGAFFVAGVSAWKIRKKQQVDMFKKSFRISIIIATLSTVVVLLVGHQQALHLMTAQPMKMAAAEALWEDSPDPAPFTVVAKINPEEKTTTNEIQIPYMLSILSFNKFSGQVNGMNTLQEYYEEKYGPGNYIPPVRTVFWSFRTMVFTGTIMVLLGLYGWYLSRKNKLEQNSLFMKVMVFAISLPFIANSVGWLMTEMGRQPWVVFGVMKTEDAVSPNVTAGQVLFSLISFSTLYAILAGVAIYLFVRTIKKDASLEEAAQVDSVDPFDKEDVDIGTK, translated from the coding sequence ATGGATCCTCTTATATTAGCAAGAATTCAATTTGCTTCAACAACATTATTTCATTACCTATTCGTCCCGATGTCGATTGGTCTGGCATTGACCATTGCGATTATGCAAACAATTTATTATCGGACGGGCGATGAAAAGTATAAAAAGTTAACAAAGTTTTTTGGGACGTTGTTTCTCATCAATTTCGCGGTCGGTGTAGTGACCGGAATCTTACAGGAATTTCAATTCGGCATGAACTGGTCAACGTATTCTCGATTTGTTGGAGACGTCTTCGGTCCATCACTAGCGATTGAAGGGTTGCTCGCTTTCTTCATGGAGTCAACATTCATCGGGTTATGGGTGTTCGGATGGAATCGATTACCGAAGCGAATTCATTTACTATCGATTTGGCTCGTTCTTTTCGGAACGGTTCTATCTGCGTTTTGGATTTTAACGGCAAATTCATTCATGCATCATCCGGTCGGATTTGAATATTTTGAAGGCCGCGCACAAATGAATGATTTCTTTGCATTATTAACGAACCCGCAATTATGGGTGCAATTCCCGCATGTTTTATTTTCAGCATTTGCAACGGGCGCTTTTTTCGTAGCAGGTGTAAGTGCGTGGAAAATTCGCAAGAAACAACAAGTTGATATGTTCAAAAAGTCTTTTCGAATTTCAATTATTATCGCGACATTATCGACGGTTGTCGTTCTGTTAGTCGGTCATCAACAAGCACTTCATTTAATGACAGCGCAACCTATGAAAATGGCGGCTGCGGAAGCGTTATGGGAAGACAGCCCGGACCCGGCGCCTTTCACAGTCGTCGCTAAAATAAATCCTGAGGAAAAAACGACGACAAATGAAATACAAATTCCGTATATGTTAAGTATTTTGTCGTTCAATAAATTTAGCGGACAAGTTAATGGAATGAATACGCTTCAAGAATATTATGAAGAAAAATACGGACCTGGAAACTACATTCCGCCAGTTCGAACAGTTTTTTGGAGTTTCCGAACAATGGTCTTCACGGGTACTATCATGGTTCTTCTTGGATTATACGGTTGGTATTTATCGCGTAAAAACAAACTTGAACAAAATTCATTGTTTATGAAAGTCATGGTTTTCGCAATTTCATTGCCATTTATCGCAAACTCGGTCGGTTGGCTAATGACGGAAATGGGGCGTCAGCCGTGGGTCGTCTTCGGCGTGATGAAAACAGAAGATGCTGTATCTCCAAATGTAACTGCGGGACAAGTGTTATTTTCACTTATTTCATTTTCAACATTGTATGCGATTTTGGCTGGCGTAGCGATTTATTTATTCGTCCGGACAATCAAGAAAGATGCGAGTCTAGAAGAAGCCGCTCAAGTTGATTCGGTTGATCCATTCGATAAGGAGGATGTCGATATTGGTACTAAGTGA
- a CDS encoding ZIP family metal transporter — protein MDLSQIWFLGFIATFFGVGIGGILSYFINGFKKSMGTIYAVCAGLILGLVSFGIAPEAIALGNWIVLASGFIAGVFLFKLIHAMLAVRMYKRPDLQSGLLLTIIISFHNFPIGVILGANEESDLGTSLLPTLVLHNIPEGMILFTILFIAGFRLLPLLLLSFMVAVPVAIGAIVGEMIGAQNTNVWAFLMSLTVGTIFMVTVKEILPESVKHSSNSYSIFVAMISFLLIGAYLLYL, from the coding sequence ATGGACCTGAGCCAAATTTGGTTTCTTGGATTTATAGCTACTTTTTTCGGAGTGGGAATTGGTGGCATCCTTTCGTATTTTATAAATGGCTTCAAGAAAAGTATGGGAACGATTTACGCTGTTTGTGCCGGGCTAATTTTGGGCTTAGTGAGTTTTGGGATTGCGCCGGAAGCGATTGCTTTGGGGAATTGGATTGTCTTGGCAAGTGGGTTTATCGCTGGTGTTTTTTTATTTAAGTTGATTCATGCGATGCTGGCGGTTCGAATGTATAAGCGTCCAGATTTGCAGAGCGGTTTGCTGTTAACCATTATTATTTCGTTTCATAATTTCCCGATTGGTGTAATTCTAGGCGCGAACGAAGAATCGGATTTAGGTACATCTTTACTTCCAACACTTGTCCTCCATAATATCCCCGAGGGCATGATCTTATTTACGATATTATTTATAGCCGGATTCCGGTTACTTCCGTTACTGCTTCTTTCATTTATGGTTGCAGTACCTGTCGCTATTGGGGCAATCGTTGGCGAAATGATTGGCGCGCAAAACACCAATGTATGGGCGTTCTTAATGAGTTTGACTGTGGGAACGATTTTTATGGTGACGGTGAAAGAAATACTGCCGGAATCGGTAAAACATTCTTCTAATTCGTATAGTATCTTTGTCGCCATGATTTCTTTTCTCTTGATTGGTGCCTATCTGCTTTATTTATAA
- a CDS encoding CrcB family protein yields the protein MSFLELLAIGFGGFLGAVIRYFIATKMNEFGRFPFGTILVNLAGSLLIGIVFGADLSRIWTLFLASGLAGALTTFSTLNKEVIELWQGGKRMKTMYYVLITFSGGISLAMLGYYLSSN from the coding sequence ATGAGCTTTCTTGAACTACTGGCGATTGGATTTGGCGGATTTCTAGGTGCTGTCATTCGATATTTTATTGCCACGAAGATGAATGAATTTGGGCGTTTTCCTTTTGGGACAATTCTTGTGAATTTGGCAGGTTCTTTGCTGATCGGGATTGTATTCGGTGCTGATTTGTCTAGAATTTGGACGTTGTTCTTGGCTTCTGGTTTGGCGGGGGCGTTGACGACGTTTTCTACTTTGAATAAAGAGGTTATCGAATTATGGCAGGGCGGCAAACGTATGAAAACGATGTATTATGTTCTTATTACTTTTTCCGGTGGGATTAGTTTAGCAATGCTTGGTTATTATTTAAGTTCCAATTAA
- a CDS encoding CrcB family protein, producing MKTYLWIGLGGALGALTRTGIGELISHESGFPIATFLVNMIGTFLLCFLGSGVLRKISVAKHIQDAMTTGFLGSFTTFSALSMETVLLFETGQSVMGVLYVGLSIVGGIIVGLLGFQCSQKKVAV from the coding sequence ATGAAGACGTATCTTTGGATCGGACTTGGGGGAGCACTCGGTGCATTAACGCGAACGGGGATTGGGGAGTTGATTTCGCATGAAAGTGGATTTCCGATTGCTACGTTTTTGGTTAATATGATTGGCACATTTTTATTGTGTTTTTTAGGTTCAGGCGTTTTACGGAAGATTAGCGTTGCTAAACATATTCAAGATGCGATGACTACGGGTTTTTTAGGTTCATTCACGACGTTTTCAGCATTGAGTATGGAGACTGTTTTGCTTTTTGAAACGGGACAGTCTGTCATGGGCGTTCTGTATGTAGGACTGAGCATTGTTGGTGGAATCATTGTTGGGTTGCTTGGATTTCAATGCAGTCAGAAGAAGGTGGCAGTATGA